A single window of Thalassoroseus pseudoceratinae DNA harbors:
- a CDS encoding tetratricopeptide repeat protein — protein MMTKSLETAENAFENGELEVALHSAKNYLKQSPECGYGWELLGLIQGTRGRFAIAVSALERASLFVPLRPLARVCLGYGYGKIGRTELSRDLLCDLIDNSQMTIDMLLQIASALDAIDQPGDAMRACRVATERDPLNAQSYYDMGHYAARCGYPIHLIEGLARKAISLDPENVCYRIGVAGMLIKQDRHDEAYGFVSELSLEQIQEITCECCLRKVVKLYETQHDYRRVVLCQQRLLDLELSK, from the coding sequence ATGATGACGAAATCCTTGGAAACCGCGGAAAATGCATTCGAGAACGGCGAATTGGAAGTCGCTTTGCATTCAGCCAAGAACTACTTGAAACAATCCCCGGAGTGTGGCTACGGGTGGGAATTGCTTGGTCTGATCCAAGGCACACGAGGTCGCTTCGCAATCGCGGTTTCGGCACTGGAACGTGCATCGCTGTTTGTGCCGCTTCGCCCCCTTGCACGTGTCTGTCTTGGTTATGGATATGGCAAAATCGGGCGTACAGAGCTTTCACGCGATCTTCTTTGCGATCTGATCGACAACTCGCAAATGACGATCGATATGCTCTTGCAGATTGCGTCCGCTCTGGATGCGATCGATCAACCCGGTGACGCCATGCGGGCCTGTCGTGTGGCGACCGAACGAGATCCCTTGAATGCTCAATCCTATTACGACATGGGACACTATGCGGCTCGGTGTGGTTACCCAATTCACCTGATTGAAGGCCTGGCTCGCAAAGCGATTTCGCTGGACCCGGAAAATGTCTGCTACCGAATCGGCGTTGCGGGAATGCTCATCAAGCAGGACCGCCATGACGAAGCCTATGGGTTCGTTTCTGAACTCTCGCTTGAGCAGATTCAGGAGATCACCTGTGAGTGCTGTCTCCGCAAGGTCGTCAAACTCTACGAAACCCAGCACGATTACCGAC
- the ftsH gene encoding ATP-dependent zinc metalloprotease FtsH, with the protein MSKPELPPGEEKPQRPPRDGGKPSDKQPPTNLLWYLVIGAILLAGCMVWLGTQSRGKVISLGEFERGLEKGEGEEAPRFNKNNVFNLKIGSKDITFQDQPVEDITEEELEKGDFSAPDDDVTTYRIPAFEIGDVKKNDLTRKLNEKGIEWGFVSGPSEWYQVAYLLLIPMMFLVFFIILFRRMNGPGSALSFGRSRGRMHAQEDITITFDDVAGIEEAVDELREVVEFLRTPGKYQALGGRIPRGVLLVGPPGTGKTLLAKAVAGEAGVPFYSLSGSDFVEMYVGVGAARVRDMFQQAGAKSPAIIFIDELDALGKTRGSGLPGGHDEREQTLNALLVEMDGFSSDQSVIVMGATNRPETLDPALLRPGRFDRHVLVDRPDVRGREAILKVHAAKIKMDDTVDLARIARITGGFVGADLANLVNEAALLAARSNKAKVTQVEFEEGIERVVAGLEKQTRIIHEEEKLRVSYHECGHALVACSLPHTDPVHKISIIPRGMGLGYTLHFPEEERQLNTRTELYNRICGLLGGIAAEQIVFNDSSTGGQNDLQRATSIARRMVTEFGMSPKLGRMFYSENARSQYLGAQSGPGEVLHAEQTIREIDMEVKAILDDAFNTSLEILTDRRDALEHMTRELLEHETMDATQLKAILDEHKTSPQISPGTNKSDADDANRNSSSTDSESDSPSETG; encoded by the coding sequence ATGTCTAAACCTGAATTGCCCCCTGGTGAAGAGAAGCCGCAACGTCCGCCCCGTGATGGTGGAAAGCCGTCGGACAAACAGCCACCGACGAATTTGCTGTGGTATCTCGTCATCGGTGCAATCCTGCTCGCCGGCTGCATGGTTTGGCTGGGCACGCAGTCGCGTGGGAAGGTCATTTCCCTGGGGGAATTTGAACGAGGACTTGAAAAAGGGGAAGGCGAAGAAGCCCCTCGATTCAACAAGAACAACGTCTTCAATCTGAAGATCGGCTCCAAAGACATTACGTTTCAAGATCAGCCCGTTGAAGACATCACGGAAGAGGAGTTGGAGAAAGGGGATTTCTCCGCCCCCGACGATGATGTCACAACCTACCGCATTCCAGCTTTTGAAATTGGCGATGTCAAGAAAAATGATCTCACTCGGAAGCTCAACGAAAAAGGCATCGAGTGGGGGTTCGTCAGTGGCCCCTCGGAATGGTACCAAGTGGCATATTTGCTGCTGATTCCGATGATGTTCTTGGTGTTCTTCATCATTCTCTTTCGGCGGATGAACGGGCCGGGCTCGGCGTTGTCGTTTGGTCGTAGTCGCGGACGCATGCACGCGCAAGAAGACATCACGATCACATTCGACGATGTGGCTGGCATTGAGGAAGCCGTCGACGAATTGCGGGAAGTCGTGGAGTTTCTTCGCACACCTGGCAAGTATCAGGCACTTGGTGGTCGTATTCCCCGTGGTGTGCTGCTCGTCGGTCCGCCGGGAACCGGGAAGACTCTGCTGGCCAAAGCGGTTGCCGGGGAAGCCGGTGTGCCGTTTTATAGTTTGTCCGGTTCGGACTTCGTCGAGATGTACGTTGGCGTGGGTGCCGCCCGTGTCCGGGATATGTTCCAACAAGCCGGTGCGAAATCCCCGGCCATCATCTTCATCGACGAGTTGGATGCCCTCGGCAAAACTCGCGGGAGCGGCTTGCCAGGCGGACACGATGAACGCGAGCAAACGCTCAACGCACTTCTTGTCGAAATGGATGGTTTCTCGTCCGACCAAAGCGTAATCGTCATGGGAGCCACCAACCGCCCCGAGACACTCGACCCGGCGTTGCTGCGACCGGGCCGTTTCGATCGTCACGTGCTTGTGGACCGTCCGGACGTACGCGGACGGGAAGCAATTCTCAAAGTCCATGCCGCTAAAATTAAGATGGACGACACTGTCGATTTGGCTCGGATCGCCCGGATCACTGGGGGATTTGTAGGAGCCGATTTGGCGAACCTCGTCAACGAAGCGGCCTTGCTCGCGGCTCGATCCAACAAAGCCAAAGTGACTCAAGTGGAATTCGAAGAGGGCATCGAACGGGTGGTCGCCGGCTTGGAGAAGCAGACACGCATCATTCACGAGGAAGAAAAGCTTCGCGTTTCCTACCATGAATGCGGTCACGCCTTGGTTGCGTGCAGTTTGCCTCACACCGATCCGGTTCACAAAATTTCGATCATTCCGCGTGGGATGGGTCTGGGTTACACCCTGCACTTCCCGGAAGAAGAACGCCAACTCAACACGCGAACCGAATTGTACAACCGAATCTGCGGTCTCTTGGGCGGCATCGCGGCGGAACAGATTGTGTTTAACGATTCCTCAACCGGTGGCCAAAACGATTTGCAACGAGCCACGAGCATTGCCCGACGCATGGTGACCGAGTTCGGCATGAGTCCGAAACTGGGGCGAATGTTCTACAGCGAAAATGCCCGATCGCAGTACTTGGGTGCTCAATCGGGGCCTGGTGAAGTTTTGCATGCTGAGCAAACGATTCGAGAAATTGACATGGAAGTCAAAGCGATTCTCGATGACGCCTTCAACACTTCGCTGGAAATTCTGACCGATCGCCGAGACGCATTAGAACACATGACGCGGGAATTGCTCGAACACGAAACCATGGATGCAACGCAATTGAAGGCGATTCTCGACGAGCACAAAACCAGCCCGCAGATCAGTCCCGGCACCAACAAATCGGACGCTGATGACGCGAACCGGAATTCATCGTCAACCGATTCCGAAAGTGATTCACCGTCCGAAACAGGTTGA
- a CDS encoding lipopolysaccharide kinase InaA family protein — translation MTEVHTTHSPQTDVVSRDSRTVIRWTLTPDFEFLTNRNGQLPIDEWLHASTTEVVKSGEHRVVYRLQLESGEYFLKHFRVPDLQTFGQNVIRPSRAKLEWRAAQRVKETGIPTIDCVAVGERRVGGFVLDNFLLSKAIPDVIPLDEVLSDILPTYNSHREAQLRQLITREAGEVLGRLHRNSLYHPDLHPGNVLISSADLQAFESGTDTVRMWLIDLHSVQYRRRPSAQMACRDLALWHNFFARRCSRAERSRFFRAYTEEYPRHQFTATELSRRCTTELRHADRHGDRKWHRANSRQLIADRWGLFCRGIARLGIDWLKAFRSQPTSNANPVSESLAPELISWPMTPSERRPKHSAAHAWRMGHALLRRNLPTIEPWAVYEPKLRGQKAYLLLAPQSSFRPLPDVLDSTNQSADIESIASLIGRELDRLHHCGFYYREWDGSNVLIDQESMKLAWSHTHRLRQRRRSLSIRQRVKRLQEILPAFADRPRFQEHFLRSYTHRLTDSQQKQLRQELPLGRSGSAVSAECPPTFLRAA, via the coding sequence ATGACCGAGGTTCACACAACTCATTCGCCGCAAACGGATGTCGTCAGCCGAGACTCTCGGACCGTGATTCGCTGGACGTTGACGCCCGACTTTGAGTTTCTGACAAACCGAAATGGCCAACTGCCGATTGACGAATGGCTCCACGCTTCAACGACCGAAGTGGTGAAATCCGGTGAGCATCGCGTGGTGTATCGGTTGCAACTCGAGTCTGGCGAATACTTTCTGAAACATTTTCGTGTGCCGGATTTGCAAACATTTGGCCAGAATGTGATTCGTCCTTCCCGAGCGAAGCTGGAATGGCGAGCGGCACAGCGTGTCAAAGAGACCGGGATTCCCACGATCGACTGCGTAGCCGTCGGTGAGCGGCGTGTAGGTGGGTTCGTTTTGGATAACTTCCTGCTCAGCAAAGCCATTCCCGATGTCATTCCGTTGGATGAGGTCCTGAGCGATATTCTGCCCACGTACAATTCCCACCGGGAAGCCCAACTCCGGCAACTGATCACACGAGAAGCCGGCGAGGTCCTCGGCAGACTTCACCGCAATAGCCTGTATCATCCCGACTTACATCCCGGTAACGTTCTGATATCCAGTGCCGACCTGCAAGCGTTTGAATCCGGGACCGATACGGTTCGGATGTGGTTGATCGACCTGCATTCCGTCCAATACCGTCGTCGGCCATCGGCACAAATGGCATGTCGCGATTTGGCATTATGGCACAATTTCTTTGCCCGCCGATGTTCGCGTGCGGAGCGATCCCGTTTCTTCCGGGCCTACACCGAGGAATACCCCAGACACCAATTCACCGCGACGGAACTCAGTCGTCGATGCACAACCGAATTGCGTCATGCCGATCGGCATGGAGATCGAAAGTGGCACCGAGCCAATAGCCGTCAATTGATCGCCGATCGCTGGGGATTATTCTGCCGGGGCATCGCTCGGTTGGGAATTGACTGGTTGAAAGCCTTTCGGAGCCAGCCGACATCGAACGCAAATCCTGTCAGCGAGTCTTTAGCTCCCGAATTGATCTCCTGGCCGATGACGCCGTCCGAACGACGACCGAAACACTCCGCCGCCCATGCCTGGCGAATGGGGCACGCCCTGCTCCGACGCAACTTGCCAACCATTGAACCATGGGCCGTCTACGAACCCAAACTCCGTGGTCAAAAAGCGTACCTGCTGTTAGCTCCCCAATCGTCTTTCCGACCACTACCGGACGTCTTGGATTCCACAAACCAATCGGCCGACATCGAATCAATCGCTTCCCTGATCGGGAGGGAATTGGACCGATTGCATCATTGCGGATTCTATTACCGTGAATGGGACGGCTCGAATGTGTTGATCGACCAGGAATCCATGAAGCTGGCGTGGTCGCATACGCATCGATTACGACAGCGGCGACGTTCACTCAGTATCCGGCAACGCGTGAAGCGTCTTCAAGAAATTTTGCCGGCCTTCGCCGATCGACCACGGTTTCAGGAACATTTTCTGCGAAGTTATACTCACCGTTTGACAGATTCGCAGCAAAAGCAACTCCGCCAAGAGTTACCGTTGGGCCGCTCTGGATCTGCCGTGTCCGCTGAGTGCCCCCCCACTTTCTTGCGAGCGGCCTAA
- a CDS encoding YggS family pyridoxal phosphate-dependent enzyme, giving the protein MSANLAILQQNLDQISGRIEAACHRSGRDRSDVQVIAVTKYARTEWVRELIRLGWTTLGEARPQQLVQRAEEFRDDSDLPDVHWHLIGHLQRNKVRPVLPIVEVIHSVDSLRLLDRIEFMADELQTRPKVLLEINIAEDSAKDGFSVDALIDEWPKLVERSSWQLDGLMTMAPHTDDETQIRKTFAALRTLRDRLREQTPDEPILHELSMGMSGDFEIAIEEGATMIRIGSALYEGLDR; this is encoded by the coding sequence ATGTCGGCAAATCTGGCAATTTTACAGCAGAATCTCGATCAGATTTCCGGACGAATTGAAGCCGCCTGCCACCGATCTGGACGTGATCGAAGCGATGTCCAAGTGATCGCGGTGACAAAGTATGCTCGCACCGAATGGGTCCGAGAATTAATTCGGCTCGGCTGGACGACACTCGGAGAAGCCAGACCGCAGCAACTCGTCCAACGAGCGGAGGAGTTCCGCGACGATTCCGATCTACCTGACGTGCATTGGCATCTCATTGGGCATTTGCAACGGAACAAAGTCCGACCGGTTTTGCCGATTGTCGAGGTGATTCACTCCGTCGATTCCTTGCGTCTATTAGACCGCATCGAATTCATGGCGGACGAACTTCAAACCCGGCCGAAAGTCCTGTTGGAAATCAACATCGCTGAAGACTCCGCGAAAGATGGGTTTTCCGTCGACGCGCTTATTGACGAATGGCCCAAGTTGGTCGAACGATCGTCGTGGCAGCTCGACGGCTTGATGACGATGGCCCCACACACTGACGACGAAACGCAAATTCGCAAGACATTCGCCGCGTTGCGAACCCTTCGAGATCGGCTCCGTGAGCAAACGCCCGACGAACCTATCCTCCACGAACTTTCGATGGGGATGAGCGGAGACTTTGAAATCGCCATCGAAGAAGGTGCTACGATGATTCGGATCGGCAGCGCACTCTACGAAGGTCTCGATCGCTAA
- the purN gene encoding phosphoribosylglycinamide formyltransferase has product MTMPTDPVVRPVPEPMNRPIRLGVLISGGGTTLLNLLQHIESGALEAEVVSVLASRADCRGIERANAAGIPTDVIARKEFDSSESMSDALFASLRTSDVDLVILGGYLSRVTIPEDFRWRVLNIHPSLIPAFSGPGFYGHHVHDAALERGVKISGCTVHFADDQYDHGPIILQRPVAVLDDDTPDSLAARVFDAECKAFPEAIRLYAEGLLEISGHRVRILD; this is encoded by the coding sequence ATGACCATGCCAACCGATCCGGTCGTACGTCCCGTTCCCGAGCCGATGAATCGTCCGATTCGTTTGGGCGTTCTCATTTCCGGGGGCGGCACAACGTTGCTCAATTTGCTGCAACACATCGAATCCGGTGCGCTCGAAGCAGAAGTGGTCAGCGTTTTGGCCAGCCGAGCTGACTGTCGTGGCATCGAACGGGCCAATGCAGCGGGAATTCCAACTGACGTCATCGCACGGAAGGAATTCGATTCGAGCGAATCCATGAGCGACGCGTTGTTTGCGTCGCTTCGTACATCAGATGTGGACCTTGTCATTCTCGGTGGCTATTTGTCGCGAGTCACGATTCCCGAGGACTTCCGCTGGCGGGTGTTGAACATTCATCCGTCGCTCATTCCTGCATTCAGCGGTCCCGGTTTCTACGGGCATCATGTCCACGATGCGGCACTGGAACGGGGCGTGAAGATTTCGGGGTGCACCGTACATTTTGCGGATGACCAGTACGATCATGGCCCCATCATTTTGCAGCGACCGGTGGCCGTGCTCGATGATGACACACCCGACAGCCTAGCCGCACGCGTCTTTGACGCCGAATGCAAAGCGTTCCCCGAAGCCATTCGACTCTACGCCGAAGGCCTTCTCGAAATTTCCGGCCATCGAGTGCGGATTCTCGATTGA
- a CDS encoding Nramp family divalent metal transporter yields MDNESNLQAPKSKRYGFWGSLGPAIITASVVLGPGSILSASKIGQQYGYSMSWVLLVAVSLMLGMTALSARLGVLFDHTLCEEMARRAGRWLALLAGTTIFLIVACFQFSNNLGVLAALEPFFEDGATWVPAVVIVNLNVFAIVALFGSDRLYKPIERLMKLLIGLMIVGFAANLVIAKPDISALFAGFKPSLPSPSEDGGSSESLTALLALFGTTFSVAGAFYQSYLVREKGWTRDDLKPGLIDSTVGICTLGFITLMVMTTAAAVFNKPETGPITLKSVADVALALKPLFGSFATGLFCLGIFAGAFSSFLVNAMIGGCMMSDGLGWGGSIDLKGPKLLTVLALICGMNIALYVQLTGQRPVNLIIFAQSMTVMGLPILAAVLLWLSFQSDLTERGGVPVWMKIVAFVGLGISIFVAGRTATNIYGKLTAEKTAAVIWQPETMHS; encoded by the coding sequence ATGGATAACGAATCGAATTTACAGGCCCCCAAGTCCAAACGTTACGGGTTTTGGGGAAGTCTTGGTCCTGCGATCATTACGGCGTCGGTTGTGCTTGGTCCGGGGAGTATCCTGAGTGCATCGAAAATCGGGCAACAATACGGGTACTCCATGAGTTGGGTCCTGTTGGTTGCCGTCAGTTTGATGTTGGGAATGACGGCATTGTCGGCCCGGTTGGGCGTGTTGTTTGACCACACCCTATGTGAAGAGATGGCCCGTCGTGCCGGTCGTTGGTTGGCACTGCTGGCTGGAACAACCATCTTTCTGATCGTGGCCTGCTTTCAGTTCAGCAACAACTTAGGAGTGCTGGCCGCGTTGGAGCCGTTCTTCGAAGACGGGGCGACCTGGGTTCCGGCGGTTGTCATTGTGAACTTGAACGTGTTCGCAATCGTGGCGTTGTTCGGTTCCGATCGGCTGTACAAACCGATTGAACGCCTGATGAAACTACTGATCGGCTTGATGATCGTGGGCTTCGCCGCCAACTTGGTGATTGCAAAACCCGACATCTCCGCACTGTTCGCTGGTTTCAAACCATCACTTCCAAGTCCGTCCGAGGATGGTGGAAGCTCGGAAAGTCTGACCGCGTTGCTGGCGTTGTTCGGCACCACGTTTTCTGTTGCGGGAGCGTTTTACCAGTCGTACCTCGTTCGCGAGAAAGGCTGGACGCGTGACGATTTGAAACCGGGGCTGATCGACTCGACTGTCGGGATTTGTACCCTGGGTTTCATCACCTTGATGGTGATGACAACGGCAGCAGCGGTGTTTAATAAGCCGGAAACTGGTCCAATTACCCTGAAGTCCGTCGCCGATGTCGCGTTGGCGTTGAAGCCGTTGTTCGGTTCGTTCGCCACAGGTTTGTTCTGTCTCGGAATTTTCGCCGGTGCGTTCAGCTCGTTTTTGGTGAACGCCATGATTGGTGGCTGTATGATGTCTGACGGCCTCGGTTGGGGAGGATCGATTGACCTGAAAGGTCCGAAACTTTTGACCGTCTTGGCTTTGATCTGTGGGATGAACATCGCATTGTATGTTCAGCTGACCGGGCAAAGACCGGTAAATCTCATTATCTTCGCCCAATCAATGACCGTTATGGGGCTGCCAATTTTGGCTGCCGTGCTGCTCTGGTTGAGTTTCCAATCCGATCTGACCGAACGCGGTGGAGTTCCCGTTTGGATGAAGATCGTGGCGTTTGTTGGACTGGGAATCTCAATTTTCGTTGCGGGGCGGACTGCGACCAACATTTACGGCAAGCTCACTGCGGAAAAGACGGCGGCCGTAATCTGGCAGCCGGAAACGATGCATTCCTGA
- a CDS encoding Do family serine endopeptidase, producing the protein MKVFQATRHWLVALTGSMLLVGAAVGLADRKPADQQAIRQARDLSTAFRSVAKQATPAVVSIETTSKPKVMEEAQLRSSPFGEDSPFKEFFQRDPQLRRFFEQQRGLQGQRRAPERKGMGSGFVIDADGIILTNNHVVQDADEVKVRFSDGREYIATDVRTDPRTDVAVVRIDVPKGSLDVLPMGDSNDVQVADWVLAVGSPFGLATTVTQGIISAKGRVPGINERENYLQTDAAINPGNSGGPLVNLDGEVIGINTAISSKSGGYDGIGFAIPINMAKWVAMQLIDKGEVDRAYLGVTIQEVSSPIAKQLGVELGKGALVGQVFKDSPADDAGVEPGDLILKLNGKDVRGPSGLQDAVERLELGKKYPLVVLRDGELQTLTVAAQEMPEDYSRETLSQRSSKEDAQDYEEVGLSVQDVTPAVARQLGLDRTEGVVVSSVNEDSPAGEVGIDVGDVIMKVGNQRIRTKDDFDAAMKDANLEDGILMLVRSGSKSRFVVLQ; encoded by the coding sequence ATGAAAGTATTTCAAGCGACACGGCATTGGCTGGTTGCATTGACGGGAAGCATGTTGCTTGTGGGGGCGGCGGTTGGTTTAGCCGACCGAAAGCCAGCGGATCAACAAGCGATTCGGCAAGCACGGGACCTTTCGACGGCGTTCCGCAGCGTGGCTAAACAAGCCACTCCGGCGGTTGTTTCAATTGAAACAACGTCGAAGCCGAAGGTCATGGAAGAAGCTCAGTTGCGATCATCGCCGTTTGGTGAGGACAGCCCTTTCAAAGAGTTTTTCCAACGTGATCCGCAGTTGCGTCGGTTCTTTGAACAGCAGCGAGGATTGCAAGGACAACGTCGAGCACCCGAGCGAAAAGGCATGGGCTCCGGGTTTGTGATCGATGCGGACGGCATCATTCTCACCAACAATCACGTGGTGCAGGATGCGGATGAAGTCAAAGTGCGATTCTCCGATGGTCGGGAATACATCGCGACCGATGTGCGAACCGATCCACGGACCGACGTCGCCGTTGTGCGAATCGATGTCCCGAAGGGGTCACTCGATGTTCTGCCGATGGGCGACAGCAACGACGTCCAAGTGGCAGACTGGGTGCTGGCCGTGGGAAGTCCGTTCGGTTTGGCCACCACTGTGACACAAGGCATCATCAGTGCGAAAGGCCGTGTGCCTGGCATCAATGAGCGGGAAAATTACCTGCAAACCGATGCCGCAATCAATCCAGGGAACAGCGGAGGACCGCTGGTGAACTTGGATGGAGAAGTCATCGGAATCAACACCGCGATTTCTTCTAAGAGTGGCGGATACGACGGCATTGGCTTTGCGATCCCAATCAATATGGCGAAGTGGGTCGCAATGCAATTGATTGACAAAGGCGAAGTCGATCGGGCGTATCTTGGTGTCACGATTCAAGAAGTCAGCAGCCCAATCGCCAAGCAATTGGGCGTTGAACTCGGCAAAGGAGCTTTGGTTGGTCAGGTCTTCAAAGACTCTCCCGCAGATGATGCAGGAGTCGAACCCGGTGACCTTATCCTGAAACTCAACGGGAAAGATGTTCGTGGGCCGAGTGGTCTGCAAGACGCCGTTGAACGGCTCGAGTTGGGCAAGAAATACCCGCTCGTTGTGCTGCGAGATGGTGAACTTCAAACCTTGACAGTTGCGGCTCAGGAAATGCCTGAGGACTATTCTCGCGAAACGTTGAGTCAACGGTCGTCCAAGGAAGATGCTCAAGACTACGAAGAAGTTGGCTTGAGCGTCCAAGATGTTACCCCAGCCGTTGCTCGGCAACTTGGGTTGGATCGCACGGAAGGTGTGGTTGTGTCATCGGTGAACGAAGACAGCCCGGCGGGTGAAGTCGGGATTGATGTCGGCGACGTCATCATGAAAGTCGGCAATCAACGGATTCGTACCAAGGACGACTTCGACGCGGCCATGAAGGATGCGAATCTCGAAGATGGGATTCTGATGCTGGTCCGCAGCGGAAGCAAATCACGATTCGTTGTGCTACAATAA
- a CDS encoding ribonuclease D, giving the protein MSSRLIEDQKSFEKLCQQIAEEGQVAFDTEFVSEYSYRPELCLLQFATRNESAAVDPFRVDDLQCWWNLMADDNVQVVVHGGQAEIRFCLELGGVRPSNLVDVQLAEGLRSRSYPLAYNTLVSRVLKQKVHGKETRTDWRRRPLSDRQITYALEDVNYVLGVWRKQEAWLKRNHRLSWANAEFERMVTELADDCERPPWDRINGLHRLTRRELAVLHALAEWRDADACERNRPVRRILRDDLLVEMARRQPKNEKEMLATRDMNRGEYRRSFPAMIQAIQAGLAVPDSELPPVVKRTDSDNNPDEQVIGQLLGIALANRCAEMNVARSLVGTSADLRHLVRWHVYNDRQGDPPKLTLGWRAEVCGELLEDVLDGKISLRVADVNSDHPLIFERVEDDR; this is encoded by the coding sequence ATGTCAAGCCGGCTGATTGAGGATCAAAAATCCTTCGAAAAACTGTGTCAACAGATTGCCGAAGAAGGCCAAGTCGCCTTCGATACGGAATTCGTCTCCGAATACAGCTACCGACCAGAGTTGTGTCTGCTTCAATTCGCGACTCGGAATGAGTCGGCTGCGGTCGACCCTTTTCGAGTTGACGATCTGCAGTGTTGGTGGAACCTCATGGCCGACGACAACGTACAAGTTGTCGTTCATGGTGGCCAAGCGGAAATTCGATTCTGCCTAGAGTTGGGCGGTGTCCGACCGTCGAATTTGGTCGATGTCCAGCTCGCCGAAGGTCTTCGTAGTCGCAGCTATCCCCTGGCGTACAATACACTTGTGTCACGGGTGCTCAAGCAGAAAGTTCATGGTAAGGAAACGCGAACTGATTGGCGACGACGGCCGTTGTCCGATCGGCAAATCACCTATGCCCTTGAAGATGTGAATTACGTACTCGGTGTTTGGCGGAAGCAGGAAGCTTGGCTGAAACGCAATCACCGCCTTTCTTGGGCCAATGCCGAGTTCGAGCGAATGGTGACGGAGTTGGCCGACGACTGCGAACGGCCGCCCTGGGATCGCATCAATGGTTTGCATCGGCTCACTCGACGTGAGCTGGCCGTGCTCCATGCGCTGGCTGAGTGGCGAGATGCCGACGCCTGCGAGCGAAATCGGCCGGTTCGACGAATCCTACGTGACGACCTTCTCGTGGAAATGGCACGTCGCCAACCCAAGAACGAGAAAGAGATGTTGGCCACCCGGGACATGAATCGTGGTGAATACCGCCGGAGCTTCCCGGCTATGATCCAGGCGATTCAAGCCGGTCTGGCCGTTCCCGACAGTGAACTCCCCCCCGTGGTCAAACGCACGGACTCTGACAACAACCCCGATGAACAAGTCATCGGACAACTTCTGGGAATTGCCCTGGCGAATCGGTGTGCGGAGATGAATGTCGCGCGATCACTCGTCGGCACATCCGCCGATCTTCGTCACTTGGTTCGCTGGCATGTCTACAACGATCGCCAAGGCGACCCGCCCAAATTGACGCTCGGTTGGCGGGCGGAGGTCTGTGGTGAATTGCTGGAAGACGTCCTCGATGGCAAAATCTCGCTGCGAGTCGCCGACGTCAATTCGGATCATCCGCTGATCTTCGAACGAGTCGAGGACGACCGTTAA
- a CDS encoding DUF1570 domain-containing protein — MAVTQTTQPSRVWRVVLPMVWLLIGCQATQLQSVGPPSRHSVRSDHLLVLSNFKLPPEHELIVDLEQMRDHITSELQLPPQRREVVVYLFSGQLEYTQYLNRTYPGLPQRRAYFVGTPTELAVFTFWGKRIQEDLRHEYTHGVLHASLGHVPLWIDEGLAEYFEVKGNMNSRTVASLNRQLADGWRPDIRALESLTEFSAMQQPHYEEAWAWVHFCMHSSPETREALLAYLADLQSGNVAKPLSDRLAEAVPHFEDRLLVYLSALPKS, encoded by the coding sequence ATGGCGGTGACTCAGACGACCCAACCAAGCCGCGTTTGGCGCGTCGTGCTGCCGATGGTGTGGCTATTGATCGGCTGCCAAGCGACACAACTTCAATCCGTCGGCCCGCCGAGTCGTCACTCGGTCCGGTCGGATCACTTGTTGGTCCTCAGCAACTTCAAATTGCCGCCGGAACATGAATTAATCGTGGACCTCGAACAAATGCGGGACCACATCACATCCGAATTGCAATTGCCACCGCAACGGCGTGAAGTGGTTGTCTACCTTTTCAGTGGACAACTCGAATACACTCAATACTTGAACCGCACGTATCCCGGACTTCCGCAGCGACGGGCCTACTTCGTCGGCACGCCCACGGAACTTGCGGTCTTCACTTTCTGGGGCAAACGCATTCAGGAAGACTTGCGACATGAATACACGCACGGCGTGCTGCACGCGAGTTTGGGGCATGTGCCGCTGTGGATCGATGAAGGATTGGCTGAGTATTTCGAAGTCAAAGGGAACATGAATTCCCGCACCGTCGCGTCACTGAATCGGCAATTGGCGGACGGCTGGCGACCGGATATCCGTGCATTGGAATCGCTAACCGAATTTTCCGCGATGCAACAACCGCACTATGAAGAGGCCTGGGCCTGGGTCCATTTCTGCATGCATTCGTCACCGGAAACCAGAGAGGCCCTACTCGCATATTTGGCGGACCTGCAGAGCGGTAACGTTGCGAAACCACTGAGTGATCGATTGGCGGAAGCCGTCCCTCATTTCGAAGACCGTTTGCTGGTCTATCTCTCCGCATTGCCGAAGTCGTAA